Below is a genomic region from Paenibacillus rhizovicinus.
AATCACGATCGCGCACGACGACAGCGATTTGGACGGCCTGAACTTCCTGACGGGCAAAACGATGGACTTCGTGAACAAAAAAGCGTTCGAGGGCACGCTGCTCGCGCACACGGACGGCCAAGTGCCGAACTTCGTGGTGAACATCGCGGACATGAAGCCGTACACGTTCGGCTACCTGGTTTACTTCTTCGAAATCGCCTGCGGCATCAGCGGTTACCTGCTTGGCGTTAACCCGTTCGATCAGCCGGGCGTTGAAGCGTACAAGAAGAACATGTTCGCGCTCCTGGGCAAACCGGGCTACGAGAAGGAGAAAGCCGAGCTGGAAGCTCGCCTTTAATCGAGAGCCATGCTGAACAGCTATCGGACGCTGCGGCAGCAGGGCAGCCAAGAGATCGTCATTAAGAAGTCGCGCTTCATCGGTTACGGCAAGCCCGTCGCTTCCGAAGAAGAAGCGATCGCATTCATCGAAGAGCTGAAGAAGCAGCACTGGAATGCATCGCACAATTGTTCGGCGTATGTCATCGGCGAGCGGGACGAAATCCAGAAGCAGTCGGATGACGGAGAGCCGAGCGGTACGGCGGGCAAACCGATTCTCGAGGTCATGAAGCATCAAGGTCTCAAGAACGTCGTCATCGTCGTGACCCGTTACTTCGGCGGGATCATGCTGGGCGCAGGCGGATTGATTCGCGCTTATACCGACGGTGCCGTTGCGGCGATCGAGGCGGCCGAGGCCATCACGAACGTGCTGCACCGGGAAGTCATCGTAGATGTCGACTATACCTGGTATGGCAAGCTCGAGAACGAGTTCCATGCGCGCGGCGTCCGCATCGGCGGAACGGAGTTTACGGACCGCGTCGTGATTACGTGCCTGCCTGCCGCGCCGGAAGCGGAACGGTTCGCGGCGTGGATAACCGATTTAACGCAAGGACAGGCCGTTCTGATGATCGGCGAAGATAAGTATTATATTGACGGCGAGTAACGCTCCCGCCGTCCACAGGAGCTCCCCAGCGGTCTTATGACAGCCGCTGGGGAGCTTTTTGTTCCTTTCTTGACGCATAATTATTTTCGAGATTCGATAAGCATACCGTGTAAGGAACTTCTGCCTGTCTTCTGAGCAGAAAAGACGGGATTGGCGAAGGATTTAGGATTGACTAGACATCCAGTCGTCTGCTAAAGTGTTAATACCAAGTAATGTAATAGGGATTATAATTTGATTCCAAACCGCGATTCCTCAAGGAAAGCGTCAGGAGGTTATTCAGCTTGAATTTCATAATGCGCGGCCGCTTGTGGAGCTTCGGGTTTCGCAGCACGATCATGCTCTATTTTATTTTACTCGTCGTTTTGCCGATTATAGGCGTCTACTCTCAATCCTTGAAACTGGGCTGGTCGCCGTTCTGGGAAAGCGTGACGGATCAGCTGGCATGGGAAGCCGTGCTGCTGACGATCAAGCTCGCACTCATCTCCACGGTCATTAACGTGCTGCTGGGCACGATGATCGGTTGGGTTCTCATCCGCTACCGGTTTCCGGGGCGACGGCTGTTGAACAGTCTTGTCGATTTGCCTTTTGCGCTGCCGACCGCAGTCGGCGGCTTAATGATATTGCTGCTGCTAGGGCCGAACAGCTTCGTCGGCGGCCTTGCGGATAAGCTGGGTTTTGAAATCGTCTTTCACGAACCGGCCATTATAGTGGCGATGATATTCGTGACGTTTCCGTTCGTCATTCGCGGCGTGCAGCCGCTCTTGGAAGAGTTGGACAAATCCGAGGAGGAAGCTTCCTATACGCTCGGAGCGTCCAAAGCAAGAACGTTCATGCAAGTGATTTTCCCGTCCATGCTTCCGGGAATTATCAGCGGCGCGATGCTGGCCTTCTCTCGCGCGCTGGCGGAATTCGGCGCCGTCGTCCTTGTGGCCGGCAACATTCCGGGCAAGACGCTGATCGCGTCGGTCTATATTTTCGGCGAGATCGAGAGCGATAACGCGCAAGGGGCTGCCGCGGTATCCGTGCTGCTGCTGACGCTGTCCTTCCTCATTCTCGGCGCCGTCAACCTCGTTCAGGCGAGGAGGCAGGGCAAATGAGAAAGTTATGGATCGCGCTCACCTATCTCGTGTTTCTGATTCTATTGGTTGCGCCGCTGGCGAAGATATTCGTCGGCTCATGGGGCGATGGCTGGAGCGGCTTTACGGAATCGCTTACGCGCGCACAGTCCCTTCACGCACTCATGATGACCGGCATTCTGGTCGTCATCGTCACGCTGCTGAATACGCTGTTCGGCGTCATGCTGGCGATTTATCTCGTGCGGGCAACCTGGATGTCGCGCCGGGTCAAAGGGCTGCTCAACAGCATCGTCGACCTTCCGTTCGCGGTATCGCCTGTCATCGGCGGTTTGATGATCGTACTCGTATTGGGACCGAATTCGGTTCTCGGGGCATTCTTCGAAGATATCGGCATTAAAATCGTCTACGCGCTGCCTGGCATGATTCTGGCGACCTTGTTCGTAACGTTCCCGCTGATGGTGCGGGAGGTCATGCCGGTGCTGCAAGAAATCGGCGCGCAGCAGGAAGAAGCGGCCTCTACGCTCGGGGCTTACTCGTGGTATACTTTCTGGAAAGTGACCTGGCCGTCTATCCGCTGGGGCGTGATTTATGGCGTCGTGCTGACGGTCGCCAGAACGCTCGGTGAATTCGGAGCCGTTCTCGTCGTTTCCGGCAATATTATGAACAAGACGCAGACGGCGACAACGCTCGTCTATCAGGATGTCGAGAACTTCAACGTGACGGAAGCGAGCAGCGTGGCGCTGGTGCTGGCCGCTTTCTCCGTCGGATTGCTGCTGCTTATGGAATGGGCCAAGAAGAGAAAGGAAGTGCATTGAACGATGCATATCGAGGTGCGCGGTTTAAATAAACAATTCGGCGATTTCCATGCCGTACGCGAGGTTAGTTTCGATATTGCCAAAGGCAAGCTGATCGGCCTTCTCGGTCCGAGCGGCGGCGGCAAAACGTCGATCCTTCGCATGCTGGCTGGCTTGGAAACGCCGTCGTCGGGCGATATTATCTTCCACGGCAAACGAGTGAACGATTTGCCTCCGCAAGAGCGGGGCATCGGCTTCGTGTTCCAGAACTATGCCTTGTTCAAGCATATGACCGTCTACGACAACGTAGCGTTCGGATTGAAAGTGAAGAAGGAAGCGAAGGACGTCATCCGCGAGCGCGTCATGTCGCTGATCGAGCTGACGGGGCTCAAAGGCTTCGAGCACCGCTATCCGCATCAGCTGTCCGGCGGTCAGCGCCAGCGCGTGGCTTTCGCACGGGCGCTCGCCCCGCAGCCGCAGCTGCTGCTGCTCGACGAGCCGTTCGCGGCGATCGACGCCAAGATTCGCACCGAGCTTCGCACCTGGCTCAAAGAGATGATCGAGCGGCTCGGCATTACGTCGATCTTCGTCACGCATGACCAGGACGAGGCGATCGAAGTGGCGGACGAAATCATGATCATCAACAAAGGGCGCCTGGAACAGAAGGGAACGCCATGGGATATTTACAAAAGCCCGCAGACGCAATTCGTGGCCAGCTTCATCGGCGAATCGACGATCGTCGAGCACGTGGAGCAGCTGAAGGGCTTCGAGGAAGCGGCTAATTGGCCGGGAACGAAAGCGCTGATCCGTCCGGAATATATCGAGATCGGCAAACGCGGGGACTTCCGGATTCCGTCCGCGACCGTCGAAGGCATCGTGCGGCAACTGCATTTCCGCGGCAGCGAATGGATGGTGGAAGTGGAGATCGAAGGCATTAAGCTGATCACGTACCGTTCGCTGGAGAAGGAAGTGCTGACGCCGGGCGAGCCGATCAGCGTCCTCATTCACCGTGCTTACTTATTCAACGACAACGACACCTGGATCATGGAGAACAAGATGAAGGAAGATCCGATGCCGATTTTCATTTAACGTATCGGGAGGCCATGCGAAGCAAGTTCGAGTTTCGTGACCGTCTTCATGAATGCAGTCTTCCTACCTCATAGAAAGTGTTGTGTGCACAATGAAACCTACCCTACTAAAAGGATGGCGATTTGCAGGTGCGGCGCTCCTCTCCATCACCCTGCTGCTGACCGCGGCATGCGGGAAGGACGACACGGGCGGCTCGGCCATCGACGGCAGCGGGCAGCCTGCTGCTCCGAAAGGCAGCGTAACGCTCGTCATCGGCGCTTACTCCGTGGCGAGAGATTCCTTCGCCGAACTGCTGCCGGCTTTCGCGAAGCAGTGGAAAGCGAAGACGGGGCAGACCGTCACGTTTCAAGAGTCGTACGAGGCTTCGAGCACGCAAGCGCGGGCCATTGCCGGCGGCTTCGAGGCGGATGTGGCCGTCATGGCGATGGAAAGCGATATCGAGAAGATCCAGCAGGCCGGTTTCATCACGAACGACTGGCGCAAGCAGTTCGGTGACGCCGGCATGATTACGCGCTCCATCGCCGTTATGGGGACCCGCAAGGGCAATCCCAAGGGAATCCATGATTGGGGCGACTTGACCCGCAAAGGCGTCAAGGTGCTCTATCCGAATCCGAAGACGTCCGGCGGCGCGCAATGGGACATCAATGCGATGTACGGCGCGGGGTTGAAGGAGTCCGAGGCGAAGACAGGCAAGAAAGACCCGGCCTACGCGAAAGCGTTCCTGAAAAGCATCCATCGCAACGTGGAGTCGCTGGACAAGAGCGGGCGCGCCTCCATGGCCGCGTTCGAGTACGGCTTCGGCGACGTCATCATTACGTACGAGAATGAATTGCTGTCGCGGATCAGGCAGGGCGTGGCTTACGAAGAAGTCGTGCCGTCCTCGACGATTCTGATCGAGAATCCCGCCGCCGTCGTCGACAAGAACGCCGACAAGCATGGCTCGCGGAAAGTCGCGGATGCGTTCGTCGCTTATTTGCACTCGGAGGATGCACAGCGAATTCTTGCCAAGTACGGCTTCCGTCCCGTGAACGCATCCGTCATGAACGAGGTCAAAGGCGATTTCGTCACGCCTCCAGGCTTGTTCGACATCTCCTACTTGGGCGGTTGGAACGAGGTTCGCAGCACGCTCTATTCGCCGAAAGGCGTCTGGTATCAGGTGCTGGCTGGCAATTAAACAAAAAGCAGCGAATGAAAAGCAGCAAGTGACCATGAAGCAGAGCTTATAGCTTCGAAGAATGAAAAAACGGCCTTGACCGCAAATGCGGCAAGGCCGTTTTTTCATGTTAAGCAGCTCGATACAATAGCGATGGGAATACGATCGGCTTTTACTTCCCGAACGTAATCGCCTGCTTCGTATACGCGACTCCGACGCCCAGCACCGTCGTGAAGAAGTCGGCAGGCACATACAGCGTACCGCTGATCGAAGCTGGCGCGGCGCCGAGGGAGAACGAAGCGTTTTCCCCTGCGGCGTAGCGGTTTTTCCCCGTGACGATGAAGGATGATTGGCCGAACCCGGTCAAGAATGTTTTATGGCTGCTTGCGACGTAGGTGATTTTGAAACCGAGCGCGGCGGCAATCGGGCGCAGCGGCACCATTGCTTGGCCTCCGGAGGCGACGTACAGGTGCGCGCCTTCAACGGATTTGCCTCCTGCCATTAGAGGCAGCTTGTTCGCATTTGCCGGGAAGGATGCCAGGAAGTTTGGAACGGCAATTGCGAATTCAGGCATGCCGGCGGCATACGGCGCGATTTCATACTGTTGAAAGATGATATAAGCGACGCCGTTACGGATATAGAATGCTTGATCGTCGGCGATCGTACGGAAAGGCGTATCCAGGAAGAAGTCGTCAGGACGCTTGGCGATTTCCGCTTTGACCGCTTTGTTGATGACGGTCTTGTAGTCCGCCCCGAAAAAATCCTTCAGCTTCAGCGGGGATGCTTGCTCCGAGTTGCGGATGTTGTAGGTCGTGACGATGGTACTGCCATGCGCGCCGCCGGTATAGGTGTACGTGTAAACGCGGAACGACAGTACGCCTCGCGCGGCCGCGCTGCCGTCGGAGAGCAGTTCGCTTCGGACCGTGATGCCGTAGGCGCGGAACGGATATGAGCTGTCGTTCGCCGCATAGTCGTCCTTCGCTTGTTTCGAGATAGCGTCGGCGGCGGCTTGGACGCGCGCAGCCAGATTGGCGTTCAGCGTATTCTGATAGGCCGTATCCTTCATGCCGGTGATGACCGGTATTTGCAGATCGGTTTCCAGCTGGTCCGTCGTCTGCTGGACGCTGCGGAACGTGAGGTGCGCGGCATCCGAAATAGGTGTAGCGGAAGAGACGACGGCGATCGGCTTGGCAGTCGGCATGTCTCCGGCTGAAGCGGCATCCGCGGCGAATGCGAATGGCGCAGCGGCGCTAAAGATGAGTGCGGTGCCCATAAGGGCTGCGGCGGCGGTTTTGACAATGGGCTTGCGTGAGCGGGCGTGATTGCGGTTGGTCATCTGAATCCCTCCATGGTTTGTCTAGTACCAATATATACACACGCGGCTCCAGGATCGTAACAAAACGGTAACGAGAAAGTTACAGAGTAGGTTACAAGAGCAAACGCGCTGCCGCCAGCATAACAATTCGTTATTCATTCCATCATAAGGATTGATTTCTCTTATCGGAGGGCCGGCGGTATAATGGGAACCAATCCCACCGTATCTGTGGATTCCATCTCGATCAACCCAACCATTCCAATCTCTCGGAGGCGGCAACTGTCATGACGATACCATACACGATGAAGCCGCTCGGCTTATCCGCACTGCTTCTCCGCGGCTGCAAGCAGCGTGCCGGCGGCATTGCATTCACGTTTCTCATCGCCGCCGCCGGCTGCGGACTCTCGTTCCTGCCCGGTTTTCATTATGCGGGGCAGATGGCCTGCGCCATCCTGCTCGCGATCGGCTATCGGCATTTCATCGGATATCCGCAGCCGCTGAGGTCCGGTATCCAGTTCGCCAGCAAAAACCTGCTGCGTTTCGCGATCATCCTTTACGGCGTCAAGCTGAACATTACGGCCATCTATCGCGATGGACTTGGCCTGCTCGCCCGAGACGTCGTCGTCGTGCTGTTCGCCGTCGGCTGCACGATGCTGCTGGCGAAATGGATGCGGGCCGATCTCAAGCTGTCGCTTCTGCTCGGCATCGGCACGGGCATTTGCGGAGCGGCGGCAATCGCGGCCGTGTCCCCGATCCTCCGTTCGAAGGACGAGGATACGGCGGTGAGCGCGGGCTTGATCGCGCTGGTCGGCACGCTGTTCGCCGTTGCTTACACCTTGCTGCGGCCGCTGCTCGGCATGACGGACCTGCAATACGGCGTCTGGTCCGGCACGAGCTTGCATGAAATCGCGCATGCTGCGCTGGCGGCTTCGCCGGCCGGGCAGGATGCCTTGGCGCTCGCGCTGCTGGCGAAGCTGGGCCGCGTATTCCTGCTCGTTCCGATGTGCCTGGCGCTCGTCTATATCCAGCGCGTCATCAGCCGCAGGCGCGGCAGCAAGACAGGAGAACATAGCGAGAAGCAATCGGCGCCCCTGCAGTTCCCTTGGTTCCTGCTCGGCTTCGCGGCCATGAGCTTGCTGGGCAGCAGCAGCATCGGGCACGCCTTCATTCAGGCCCAGCCTGCATTCATGAATGGCCTGACGTTCTTGACGACCTTCTTGCTCACGATGGCAATGGTCGGACTCGGACTGAACGTGAACCTCCGCAGCTTGGACGGCGGCGTGCTGCGCTCGCTCGGAGCCATGCTCGTTACCTCGGTACTCTTGTCGCTATGGACTTACTTTTCCATATAATGAGCGGCATTGGTGACGCGGGAGCCATGAATCGGTATCCATCCACGCTTCATGCCGAATCCCGCACGAAAAAGAGCTGCAGCGTCCCGTCCGACCTGGACGGAAGCTGCAGCTCTTTCATTGTATGCGCACGTTATACCGTTTGCAGAATGAAGGTATCGATGACGTGCTTGACGCCTTCTTCGTTGTTCGATTTGGTCACGAACTGCGCGATTTCCTTCAGCTTCGGCAGGGCATTGCCCATTGCGACGCCAAGCCCGGCGGCTTCGATCATCTCGTGATCGTTCCAGGAATCGCCGATGGCGATGACTTCGTCGAGCGTACAGCCGATATGCTCGGCCATGAAGGTGATCGCGTGGCCCTTGGTGCCTTCCTTGTGCGTCACTTCGAGGTAATGCGCCTTCGATTTCGTAATATGAACGCGGTCCCCGATGAGCGGAGCCAGCCGTTCTGCCATTTCGTCGAGGCGGGCCGGATCGTCGATCATGAGCATCTTGGCGGATGGCTGCTCGATCAGCTTCTCGAAGTCGGGCTCCACGACGAATGGGATGTTCGACAGCTTGGAGTAGCCGCGCGCTTTCTCGTTGCCTTCCCGCACGTACAGGATATCGTTGATGTACAGCTGCAGATGGAGATCGTTCGCTTCGCAGAACGCGATCAGCTCTCTGGCCGCGTCTTGCGGTACGTAACGTTCGTAGAGCACCTGCTCGTCGAGCAATGTCTTGATCATCGAACCTTGGTAAGTGATGATCGGCACGTTCAGTTCGATCTGCTTGGCGATCTTCTTCGCCGACGGAAACATCCGTCCGGTCGCCAGCGTAACGAATACGCCGCGCTCTATTGCTGCAGCCAAGGCTGCTTTCGTCCCGGGCGTTACGATAATATCGTCAGTCAACAGCGTGTCGTCGATGTCGATGGCAATCAGTTTGTAGGTCATTCTCTCGCGCTCCTTCTCTCTTTAGCTTACGCATTTCCATTGATTGTAGCGGAAAACGACAGAGGGAACAAGCGTTATATTCGTAAAGCGCGCGTTCCCGCGAACTGCTGCCTGTAGGCGCTCGGCGTCATGTTTTCGCTCTCCTGGAACCGTTTATTGAAGTAGCTCGCCGTCTCGTAACCGGACAAACGGGCGACTTCGCCGATGACGAGCTCCGGGCGCTCCACGAGAAGCGCCTTCGCCTGCTGGATGCGGCACATGGTCAGAAAAGCGAGCGGCGTCTGGCCGACGGCGCGCCGAAACCAGCGGCAGAACGTATAGCGGTTCGTGGCGGCGCGCGCGGCCCAGGCGTCCAAATCGAACGGCTCGGCAGCGGAAGCCTGCAGCTCGGGGAGCAGCGCAAGCATGCGCTCGACGGCTGTCGCTTTGCCGGCGCTCGGGCCTTTCATCGGCGTGGCTTGCTCGATAAACTCCGCGAGAATGCCGTACATCAGCATCGAGACGCGGCTGGGGTGAAGCAGCTTATGGCGCTCGATCTCGATCAGCAGCTCGTCGATGCGCGTCTCCAGCTCGGCCGAAGTGCGAAGCCGCCATGGCACGGAGCGATGGAAGCCGCGTTCCTTCAGGTCCGCCGAAACGGCGCTGCCGTAGAAATGAACCCATTTGATTTCCCACGGCTGCTCGGGATGGGCGTAATAGACCTGCTTATCGCCGGGGAAATAGAGAAAACAGTCTCCGGCTCCAAGCTCCTGGCGCCGGCCGTCGATCTCAATATAGCCGTACCCGGATACGATGAAATGAAAATTGAATTCCTGCATCGCGCCGGTCTGCCGGAATACTTCATGCTCGTGGGATGGGAAATAGTGGCCTGCGGATTCCGGGAAACAGTAGAAACGATCGCCGTTCAGCAGCGGCAAGGTGAGATGATTTTGCAGCATGATTGCTCGCTCCTATACGCATGGATGTCAATATCGTTCTAAGTCATCAATATATTTCGATGTTGCGCGGCGCAATCCTTTATTAAACTAGAATTACGAGTAAGCGTTCCATTCATGCGCTGGCCGCAGGTTGAAGAGAATGGATTAGACCCTCAATATCGAATTATGAAGGAAAAGGGAGAGCTGAAGGAATGAAACGAATAGAGGTTGCAGGCATACCCCAAGGGATAACGAAGCTGATTCAAGGCTCCATGATGCTGAGGATCGAAGATATGGATTATTCGGGCGGACTGTTGGACGCTTACGCGGCAACGGGAGGCAATGCGATCGACACCGGCCATATTTATGGCGCGAGCTCGGCGCAGGCAATCGGCAAATGGATGGAAACGCGCGGCAATCGCAGCGAATTCGTCATCATTGGCAAAGGCGCGCATCCGTACGAGCAGTCGCGCATGACGAAGGCTTGCATTCAAAGCGACTTGGTGGAATCGCTGGAACGTCTGGCGACGGATTATATGGATATGTATCTGCTGCATCGCGACGATACGAACGTCCATGTGGGCTACATCCTGGAAGGCTTGAATGATCAGCTGGCCTCTGGCCGCTGCCGGGCGATCGGCGCTTCCAACTGGAGCGTGGCGCGCATCCGCGAAGCGAATGAATATGCGGCGAAGCACGGTCTGACCGGCTTCAGCTGCAGCAGCCCGAACCTGGCGCTTGCGCGTCCGAACGAAGCGCGGTGGGCGGGATGCGTGACAACGACGGCGGAAGATGAAGCTTGGCATGCAGAGTCCCAGCTTCCGATCCTGTCGTGGTCGTCGCAATCCGGCGGCTTCTTCACGGATCGCTATTCGCAGGACAACCGCGAGGATGCGGAGATGGTCCGCGTCAACTACAGCGACGAGAACTGGGAACGCAAGCGCCGGGCAACCGTGCTGGCGGAGAAATACGGCGTGACGGCGAACCAAATCGCGCTCGCGTACGTATTGAACCAGCCGTTTCCGGTCGCGGCGATCATCGGACCGCAGAAGCCTTCCGAGCTGGAAGACAGCGTGAAGGCGCTGCAAGTCGTCTTGTCCGCGGAAGAGAGCACTTGGCTGAACCTGTCGTCGGAGAAAGTGCCTTCGTAATTTCAGACGCCATCAACATTCGAAATCCAGCCATACCATCGTCTTTGTAGAAGATACCTGCCATTAATCATAGCCCCCTCCGGGACATGCAGACAGCCGAATGTATTCGCTGCGGGCATGCGCCCGGGAGGGGGCTGTTTTGCGGCTTGCGGCATGTGCGCCGGACGAACTTGCGACAGCTCTTCGAATGCGATAGAGTGAGGAAACAGGTTGATTGTGGAAGAGGTGTCGGAATGAACAAGTTTGGCGAGAAAGCGATGAAACAGCGGAGGACGACGGTCGTTGTCGTGATGCTCCTTCTTCTCGTGGGCGGTTTCGCGGGCGGCCGGCTCAGCATACTGCTCCAGTATCCCATCGTCAAGGATAAGGCATTCGGCAATTTATCCTACGCGTACAACGAAATCATGCATGATTACTTGAACGGCGCCCAGTCCAAAGCGCTGGTCGACGGCGCTGCCGAAGGCATGGTGGGTTCGCTGCAGGATCCTTACTCCGTGTATTTGTCGGAGGATAAGGGAGAAGCGTACGTGCAGTCTTACCAGGATCATTTCGTCGGGATCGGCGTGGAGATTCGGCAGCAGGACGGCGCGTTCATCATCGACAGCGTCATTAAAGGGGCGCCGGCCGAGAAAGCGAAGCTGTTGAAAGAAGACGAGATCGTCAGCATCGACGGCAAAAGCGTGCAAGGCTGGACCTTCGACGAGCTGAAAGAAAAGCTCCAGGGCAAGTCCGGTTCCACGGTGACGCTGCAGGTTAACCGGTCCGGGAAGACGATGACGATGAAGGTCGTGCGCGGCGACGTGCCGGTGCTGACGGTATATTCCGAGATGAAGGCGGGCGGCATCGGCGAAATTACGATCAGCCGTTTCGCGGAGAAGACGGCGGACGAATTCGATGCGGCGATCAAGAGCCTGCAGAAGAAAGGCATGAAGTCGCTGCTGCTTGACTTGCGCGGCAATCCGGGCGGGCTGCTCAACCCGACGATCGAAATCGCCAACCGGTTCGTGCCGAAAGACAAGACGATCGTTCAGGTCGTCTATAAGGGCGAGAAGCGGGTGCTGACGCACAAGTCCACTCAGAAAGAGCCGTGGACGCTGCCGATCGCCATCCTTGTGGATGCGCACACGGCAAGCTCGGCCGAAGTGCTGACTGCGGCGCTCAAAGATACGGCCGGCGCGCAAGTTGTCGGCGAGAAGACGTTCGGTAAGGGGATCGTGCAGAACTTCAACCAGTTGAAGGACGGCTCCGTGCTGAAACTGACGGAAGCGCAGTGGCGGACGCCGGACGGCCAATGGATTCATAAGAAGGGCATCGATCCTAACGTTGTCGTCGCGGCGCCCGATTATGCCTTGCTGCCGAGACTGGACGCCGGTCTCAAGCTGACCGTCGGCGATTACGGCGATAAAGTCGTCACGGTGCAGAAGATGCTCCAAACGATCGGGTACGATACCGGCCAAGGGTCGGGAATTTACGATGCTGCGACGTCCGAGGCGGTGCGATCCTTCCAACAGAAAGAATCGCTGCCTGTCACCGGCGATATGAACGATCTGACCGCATACCGCGTATTAACGAAATTGATGGATAAATACAAGGTGGAGGATCCGCAGCGCAACAAGGCAATGGAGCTGCTGCAGGCAGCCGAATCCGGCGCTGCAGCTAACAAATAAGCAAGCGGGCAATCCCTAATTTTCGGCTTGTTTCCCAATGCGTTCGCTCTCCATCTCGGATGGAAGCGGACGCATTGCTATGCTTATATGTAAAAATAACTACTTCCATTGCTTGTTTCAGGGCTCTGTGATATGCTTGTAAAAATTTATCCGGAATCCAATATGCAGGAGGCGACATTTTTTGGCACACTATTACATGGAACCGTCCCGCACCTTCAGTGAATTTCTGCTGGTGCCGAACCTGACGACCAAAGCTTGCAACCCGTCCAACGTTTCGCTCAAGACCCCGATCGTGAAGTTCAAGAAGGGCGAAACGCCGAAGTACTCGCTCAATATTCCGTTCTCTTCCGCCGTCATGCAGGCGGTATCCGACGACCGGATGGCTGTCGCGCTGGCACGCTGCGGCGGCATCTCCTTCATCTTCGGATCGCAGACGATCGAGGCTCAGGCGGAAATGGTTCGCAAAGCGAAGAGCTACAAGGCGGGCTTCGTTGTCAGCCGCTCCAACCTGACGCCAAGCCATACGCTGAAAGACGTGCTTGAACTGAAGGAACGGACGGGACATTCCACCGTTGCCATCACGAGCGACGGTTCGCCGAAAGGCAAGCTGCTCGGCATCGTGACAGGACGCGATTACCGGATCAGCCGCGATGCGCAGTCCAAATCCGTCGGCGACTTCATGACGCCGTTCTCGAAGCTGATTTACGGCAAATCCGGCATTACGCTCTCGGAAGCGAACGATCTGATTTGGGATCACAAGCTGAACTGCCTTCCCGTCGTGAACGAAGAGGGCAATCTGGAATACCTGGTCTTCCGCAAAGACTATGACGAGCACAAAGAA
It encodes:
- a CDS encoding YigZ family protein encodes the protein MLNSYRTLRQQGSQEIVIKKSRFIGYGKPVASEEEAIAFIEELKKQHWNASHNCSAYVIGERDEIQKQSDDGEPSGTAGKPILEVMKHQGLKNVVIVVTRYFGGIMLGAGGLIRAYTDGAVAAIEAAEAITNVLHREVIVDVDYTWYGKLENEFHARGVRIGGTEFTDRVVITCLPAAPEAERFAAWITDLTQGQAVLMIGEDKYYIDGE
- the cysT gene encoding sulfate ABC transporter permease subunit CysT; translated protein: MRGRLWSFGFRSTIMLYFILLVVLPIIGVYSQSLKLGWSPFWESVTDQLAWEAVLLTIKLALISTVINVLLGTMIGWVLIRYRFPGRRLLNSLVDLPFALPTAVGGLMILLLLGPNSFVGGLADKLGFEIVFHEPAIIVAMIFVTFPFVIRGVQPLLEELDKSEEEASYTLGASKARTFMQVIFPSMLPGIISGAMLAFSRALAEFGAVVLVAGNIPGKTLIASVYIFGEIESDNAQGAAAVSVLLLTLSFLILGAVNLVQARRQGK
- a CDS encoding sulfate ABC transporter permease subunit — its product is MRKLWIALTYLVFLILLVAPLAKIFVGSWGDGWSGFTESLTRAQSLHALMMTGILVVIVTLLNTLFGVMLAIYLVRATWMSRRVKGLLNSIVDLPFAVSPVIGGLMIVLVLGPNSVLGAFFEDIGIKIVYALPGMILATLFVTFPLMVREVMPVLQEIGAQQEEAASTLGAYSWYTFWKVTWPSIRWGVIYGVVLTVARTLGEFGAVLVVSGNIMNKTQTATTLVYQDVENFNVTEASSVALVLAAFSVGLLLLMEWAKKRKEVH
- a CDS encoding sulfate/molybdate ABC transporter ATP-binding protein — protein: MHIEVRGLNKQFGDFHAVREVSFDIAKGKLIGLLGPSGGGKTSILRMLAGLETPSSGDIIFHGKRVNDLPPQERGIGFVFQNYALFKHMTVYDNVAFGLKVKKEAKDVIRERVMSLIELTGLKGFEHRYPHQLSGGQRQRVAFARALAPQPQLLLLDEPFAAIDAKIRTELRTWLKEMIERLGITSIFVTHDQDEAIEVADEIMIINKGRLEQKGTPWDIYKSPQTQFVASFIGESTIVEHVEQLKGFEEAANWPGTKALIRPEYIEIGKRGDFRIPSATVEGIVRQLHFRGSEWMVEVEIEGIKLITYRSLEKEVLTPGEPISVLIHRAYLFNDNDTWIMENKMKEDPMPIFI
- a CDS encoding sulfate ABC transporter substrate-binding protein, whose translation is MKPTLLKGWRFAGAALLSITLLLTAACGKDDTGGSAIDGSGQPAAPKGSVTLVIGAYSVARDSFAELLPAFAKQWKAKTGQTVTFQESYEASSTQARAIAGGFEADVAVMAMESDIEKIQQAGFITNDWRKQFGDAGMITRSIAVMGTRKGNPKGIHDWGDLTRKGVKVLYPNPKTSGGAQWDINAMYGAGLKESEAKTGKKDPAYAKAFLKSIHRNVESLDKSGRASMAAFEYGFGDVIITYENELLSRIRQGVAYEEVVPSSTILIENPAAVVDKNADKHGSRKVADAFVAYLHSEDAQRILAKYGFRPVNASVMNEVKGDFVTPPGLFDISYLGGWNEVRSTLYSPKGVWYQVLAGN
- a CDS encoding PdaC/SigV domain-containing protein; protein product: MTNRNHARSRKPIVKTAAAALMGTALIFSAAAPFAFAADAASAGDMPTAKPIAVVSSATPISDAAHLTFRSVQQTTDQLETDLQIPVITGMKDTAYQNTLNANLAARVQAAADAISKQAKDDYAANDSSYPFRAYGITVRSELLSDGSAAARGVLSFRVYTYTYTGGAHGSTIVTTYNIRNSEQASPLKLKDFFGADYKTVINKAVKAEIAKRPDDFFLDTPFRTIADDQAFYIRNGVAYIIFQQYEIAPYAAGMPEFAIAVPNFLASFPANANKLPLMAGGKSVEGAHLYVASGGQAMVPLRPIAAALGFKITYVASSHKTFLTGFGQSSFIVTGKNRYAAGENASFSLGAAPASISGTLYVPADFFTTVLGVGVAYTKQAITFGK
- a CDS encoding YeiH family protein translates to MKPLGLSALLLRGCKQRAGGIAFTFLIAAAGCGLSFLPGFHYAGQMACAILLAIGYRHFIGYPQPLRSGIQFASKNLLRFAIILYGVKLNITAIYRDGLGLLARDVVVVLFAVGCTMLLAKWMRADLKLSLLLGIGTGICGAAAIAAVSPILRSKDEDTAVSAGLIALVGTLFAVAYTLLRPLLGMTDLQYGVWSGTSLHEIAHAALAASPAGQDALALALLAKLGRVFLLVPMCLALVYIQRVISRRRGSKTGEHSEKQSAPLQFPWFLLGFAAMSLLGSSSIGHAFIQAQPAFMNGLTFLTTFLLTMAMVGLGLNVNLRSLDGGVLRSLGAMLVTSVLLSLWTYFSI